In the genome of Pempheris klunzingeri isolate RE-2024b chromosome 11, fPemKlu1.hap1, whole genome shotgun sequence, one region contains:
- the taf13 gene encoding transcription initiation factor TFIID subunit 13 gives MADEEDETGFDEEVDDGSAGVDVGHGKRKRLFSKELRCMMYGFGDDQNPYTESVDILEDLVIEFITEMTHKAMSIGRQGRVQVEDIVFLIRKDPRKFARVKDLLTMNEELKRARKAFDEANYGS, from the coding sequence atggcGGATGAGGAGGACGAGACCGGCTTCGACGAGGAGGTGGACGACGGATCCGCCGGGGTCGACGTCGGCCACGGGAAGAGAAAGAGGCTCTTCTCCAAGGAGCTCCGCTGCATGATGTACGGGTTTGGAGACGACCAGAACCCGTACACGGAGTCCGTGGACATCCTGGAGGACCTGGTGATCGAGTTCATCACGGAAATGACCCACAAAGCCATGTCGATCGGACGCCAGGGCAGGGTCCAGGTGGAGGACATCGTTTTCCTGATCCGCAAGGACCCCAGGAAGTTCGCCAGGGTGAAGGACCTCCTGACCATGAACGAGGAGCTGAAGAGAGCCCGGAAAGCTTTCGATGAAGCAAACTATGGCTCCTAA
- the tnnc2.2 gene encoding troponin C, skeletal muscle, translating into MTDAQQEARSYLSEEMLAEFKAAFDMFDTDGGGDISTKELGTVMRMLGQNPTREELDEIIEEVDEDGSGTIDFEEFLVMMVRLLKEDQAGKSEEELAECFRVFDKNADGYIDREEFALIIRSTGESISEDEIDELLKDGDKNADGMLDFDEFLKMMENVQ; encoded by the exons ATG ACTGACGCGCAACAAGAGGCCCGCTCCTACCTGAGCGAGGAAATGCTGGCTG AGTTCAAGGCCGCCTTCGACATGTTCGACACTGACGGTGGCGGTGATATCAGCACCAAGGAGTTGGGTACCGTGATGAGGATGCTGGGCCAGAACCCGACAAGAGAGGAGTTGGATGAGATCATCGAGGAGGTCGATGAGGATG GTAGCGGTACCATTGACTTCGAGGAGTTCTTGGTCATGATGGTGAGGCTGCTAAAGGAGGACCAGGCCGGCAAGAGCGAGGAAGAGTTGGCGGAGTGCTTCCGTGTGTTCGACAA GAACGCCGACGGCTACATCGACAGAGAGGAGTTCGCCCTCATCATCCGCAGCACCGGCGAGTCCATCTCAGAGGATGAGATTGATGAGCTGCTGAAGGATGGAGACAAAAACGCCGACGGCATGCTGGACTTTGACG AATTCCTCAAGATGATGGAGAATGTGCAGTAA